In Acidimicrobiales bacterium, the DNA window CCGGCGATCCTGCTCGGCGGGGCGGTGACCACCCTGAGCGTGGCCCGGTCGCTCGGCAGCGCGGGTGTCGAGGTCGTCATCCTGAGCGACGACGTCACCGACTGCCTGGGGCGGCACTCCCGGTACTGCCGGCGCTACGTCCATTTCGGGCCGGAGGCGGGCGTCGACGTCAAGGACCGCTGGATGGACTGGATCGCCGGCTTCGACGAGCCCGCCGTCGTGCTGCCGTGCTGCGACGAGGGCGTCGAGCTGGTGGCGCGCCACCGGCGCACGCTCATCGACGCCGGCCACCTCCCCATCGAGGCCGCCGACGACGTGCTGCTCGCCATGCTCGACAAGACGAAGACCTACCGCCTGGCCGCCGCCATCGGCGTCGTGGCGCCCCGCATGGTGACGGCCCACCGTCCCGACGACACCAGCGCCGCGCTCGACGAGGGCCTCACCTTCCCGTGCGCGGTCAAGCCCACGCGGTCCGACGCCGCGGTCCGGAAGCTCCCGGGGTACAAATCGTCCAAGGGCACCGTGGTCCACGACGACGCCGAGCTCGCGGCGGCGGTGGGCATCTTGTTCTCGGTCGACGTCGGCGCGCTCATCACCGAGATCATCCCGGGGGGTGACGACCGCTTCTGCTCGTACTACACCTACCTCGACGAGGAGGGCGAGCCCCTCCTGCACTTCACCAAGCGCAAACCCCGCCAGTTCCCGATCGCCTTCGGCACGGGGACGTACCACGTCACCAAGTGGCAGCCCGACGTGGCGGAGCTCGGGCTGCGGTTCTTCCAGGGCGTGGGCCTGCGGGGGCTCGGCAACGTCGAATTCAAGCGTGACGAGCGCGATGGCCAGTTGAAGCTCATCGAGTGCAACCCCCGCTTCACCATGGCCAACGGGCTCGCCCGGCTGGCGGGCATCGACTTCGCCCTGCTCGCCTACAACCGCCTGGTGGGGCGGGGGCTTCCCCCCCTGGAGTCGTTCCGCGACGACGTCAGCCTGTGGTTCCCGCGAGAGGACCTCCGGGCGCTGCGCGCCTACCGGGCGTCGGGCGAGCTCTCGACGACCGAGTGGCTCCGGACCGTGGCCCACGTGCAGCACTTCCCGACCTTCGCCTGGTCCGATCCCAAGCCGTGGTTGGCCGGCGTGCGCGCCGGGCTCCGCCGCATGGGCGCCGGCGCCCGGCGCCCGGCCGTGCCGTCGCCGGCCGCACCGGCCGTGCCGTCGCCGGCCGCACCGGCCGTGCCGTCGGGGGACGACCGGGGCGGCCCCGCAGCGACCTCGACCCCGTGACCGGGGCACGCCGCCGCCCGTCGGCCCTCACCCGGGCCCTGCACACGCTGCCGCGTGCCGGCGGTCCCGGCCTGGCCGTCGCCCACCGGGTGGAGCGCCTGCGCGCCCGGGGGCTGCGCGCCGCGCTGCACCGGTCGAAGGGCCGCCCCGCCGACGACACCCAGGCCCTCGGGCGCAACGACGCCGCCGCCTACCGCTGCATCTGGCAGGCGGCCGCCGACGCCGCCGGCGCCGAGGTGGAGGAGCTCGGTGGCGGGTTCCTGCTCGTCCGCCGGGACGGGGTCGAGACCATGGTGTGCCGGAACCTGGCCATGGTGGACCACCCGGTGTCGATCGCCCTGGCCCTCGACAAGTCGCTCATGGCGGCCGTGCTCGGCGCCCACGGCGTGCCCGTGTCGGAGCAGGTCGAGGCGCACCGCGGCGACATCGCCTCGGCGGCGGCGCACCTCGCCGCCGGCGGAGGCCGGTGGGTGGTGAAGCCCGCCAGCGACACCGGCGGCGGCTACGGCGTGACGTGCGGGGTCGAGACGGTCGACGACCTGTGGCGCGCCTGGCTGTGGGCCTCGGTGTGGAACGACCGCATCGTCCTGGAGCGCCAGGTGGAGGGGGAGGAGTTCCGCCTCCTCTTCCTCGACGGCGAGCTCCTCGACGCCGTGCACCGCAGCCTCCCCACCGTCACCGGCGACGGGCGGGCCACCGTGGCCGAGCTCATCGCCGCCGAGAACCACCGCCGGCTCGTCGCCGACGACGAGGTGGGCCGGGCGATCAAGATCGATCTCGACTGTGAGCTGGCCTTGCGTCGGGGCGGGCTCACGCTGCGGTCGGTCGTCCCCGCCGGGGAGCAGGTGGCCGTGAAGGGCAACGTGGGCGACAACTGCGCGGCGGAGAATGCCACGGCGCGCGACCTCCCACCGGCGCTGGTGGCCCGGGCCGCGTCGGCCGCCCGCCTGGCCCGCCTGCGCTTCGCCGGCGTCGACGTGGTCACGCCCGACCCGCGCCGGTCACTCGAGGAGGCCGGGGGCGTCGTGCTCGAGGTGAACGGCACGCCCGGCCTGCAGCACCACTACCTGGTGCGCGACCGCTCGGCGGCGACGCCGGTGGCCACCGTGCTCCTGGAGACCCTGCTGCGCGAGGCCGCCGACCGCTCGACGGGACCGCCCGGGGCGTGACGCCGCCGGTGCGGCGTCAGCTGGCCGCCTTGGCCGCCGACGACCGCGGCCGCCAGAAGGCCGGGATGTCGCGGGGCCGGCGCGGCTCGGCCAGCAGGTAGCCCTGGTAGAGGTCGCAGCCGAGCTGGCGCGCCACGTGGCGCTGCTGGCGGTTCTCGACGCCCTCGGCCACCACCCGCAGTCCCAGTCCGTGCCCGAGCTCGTTGATGGCGGCCACGATCCGCTCGTCCTCGGTCTCGGTGCCGAGCCCGCTCACGAAGGAGCGGTCGATCTTGATGTGGCTGACGGGGAGCTTCTTCAGGTGGCTGAGCGACGAGTAGCCGGTGCCGAAGTCGTCGATGGCGAGTCGGACGCCCACCTCGCGCAGCTCGTCGAGCATGCCGGTGAGGTGGCCGTCGTCGGAGACGAGGCCCGACTCGGTGATCTCGAGCATGAGCGCTCCCGCCGGCAGCCCGCTGCTCTCGAGCGCGCTTCGCAGCGCGGGCAGCAGCTGCTGGCCGTCGAGCTGCCGGGGCGAGACGTTGACGGCCAGGAAGGAGTCCTGGGCCTCGGGGTACATGGTCCGCCAGCGCGCCATCTGGGCGCAGCCCGCTTCGAGCACCCACTGCCCGAGCGCCACGATCAGCTCCGACTCCTCGGCCAACGCGACGAACCGGCCCGGCAGCAGCAGCCCCCGGCGCGGGTGCTCCCAGCGCACGAGCGCCTCCAGGCCGAGGACGCGGCCGTTGCTCAGCGAGGCGAGCGGCTGGTACTCCAGGCGCAGCTCGCCGTTGTCCACCGCGACGCGCAGGTCGTGCTCGAGCTCGAGCCGGCTCCCGACCTCGTCGCGCAGGCCCGCGTCGAAGATCGCCACGCGGCCGCGGCCGCGCGTCTTGGCCTGGAGCATGGCCATGTCGGCGTCCTGGAGCACGTCCGAGGCCTCGCGGCCCACGTCGGCCAACCGCACCAGCCCGATGCTGGGCGTGACCGCCAGGGTGCGACCGGTGCTCAGGTGGACGGGGCGTGACAGGATGGCGCGCAGCTCCTCGGCCCGCTGCAGGGCGGCGTCGGTGTCGGGCACGTTACGCTCGAGGGCCGCGAACTCGTCCCCGTGGAGCCGGCTGAGGCTGATGACGTCGGGCATCGAGGCGCGCAGGCGCTCGGCCACCGCCAGGAGCACCTCGTCCCCGACGGCGTGGCCGAGCGAGTCGTTCACGAGCTTGAAGCGGTCGAGGTCGAAGAAGAACATCACGAAACCCGCCATGTCGGCCGGGTCGCTCTCCTCGATGGCGCTCTGCACCGACGTCAGGAAGCCACTGCGGTTGGCCAGCCCCGTGAGGGGGTCGTTGCGCGCCTCCCATGCCAGCCGGTCGAGGAGCCGCTTGCGGTCGGTGATGTCGGAGACCGAGCACACGACGGCCGCGGTGTCGGTCCCCTCCCCGTCGCCCAGGGGGCGGGAGCTGACCGACAGCCACTGGTCGTTGCCCTCGTCGTCGCGCACGCCGATGACCACGTTGGTCGTCGCCGCATGCCGGGCCAGCGAGGCCGCCAGGGGCAGCGCCTCGGGCGGGAAGGGCGTGCCGTCCTCGCGCTGGGCGGGGTTGCCGCCGGTGAAGATGTCGTCGCCGCGCCCGTTGCGCAGGCGGTCGCCCAGGATGCGCGTGGCCGAGTCGTTGGCCGCCGCCACCGTGCCCTCGCGGTCGATGACGACCACGCCCTCCTCCAGGGCGGCCACGGCCGCCGCGTAGCGCCGTTCGAGCGCGGCGCGTGCCGCCGCCGCCTCCTCGGCGAGCTTGCGCTCCGAGACGTCGCGCATGATGGCCTGGAAGGCGGGCTTGCTGTTCCAGCTCGTGCGGGCGCTGGCGATCTCGACGGGCAGCTGCCCGTCGGGGCGCAGCAGGGTGGCCTCGAAGCCCTTCACCACGTCCCCCGGCTCCTTCAGCTGGGCGAGGCGGGCGATGGTGGCGGTGAGGTCGTCGGGAGAGATGAACGACGTGATGGGCTTGCCCAGCGCGTCGGACGCCGATGACAGGCCGACCATGCGCACGGCCGCGGGGTTGGTGTAGACGATGAGGCCGTCCTGGTGGACGATGATCCCGTCGGGGGAGTGCTCCACGAGGAGCTGCAGGCGCTCGCCGACGTCGGCGGTGACCCACGGGACGTCGCCGGGCTCGGTGACGTCGGCCACGATTCCGAGGAAGTGCGCCATGCCTTCGTCGGGCACGGACACGGCCCGGACGAGCAGGCGGTGCACGCCGCCGTCGGGCGCCTCGAACTCCTGGATCAGCTCGTAGTTCTCCCAGGTGATGCCGGCCTTGACCGTCTCGACGATGGGCCCCAGCACGGCGTCGCCGAGCTCGTCGGCAGCCACCGTGCGGCCGTCCTCGCCCGGCGGCACCCGGTAGACGCCGCCCACCGGCTGGCCCCGCAGCAGGCGGGCGAAGGGGGCGTGCCACACCACGCCGGGCCCGGGCACCTCGAGCTCCCAGACCACGACGTTGGTGAGGTCCGACACCGTCGACAGATGGCGGGCCGAGTCAGGGGGCTCGTCGAGGAATCCTCGTCGGGCGAGCGGGGGCGCGGGTCGCACCGGCCCGAGACGTGCTTCGGCCATGCAATGGCTATCGGCGCCCCGGGGGGGGACCTTGACCCCACCCGCCGCACGCCACGTTGCGCGCGTCATCATCACTTTCCGTGCCTGTTTTGGCGGTGTTTTTCGGGCCCGGGCGGGCGGTCACCGGGCTCCCGGCCGGGCGGGCGACAGGCGCACGAACCCACCCGTGAGCACGGTAAAGACGTCCCCTGGCCCTGTCGGACGCCCCGGACCACGGCGCGCCGGCGTCGGGGCCCTCCGTCGCGCCCCCCGGCCCTTCCCCGAATCATCAAGCACAAGATGTGGTGGCCTATGCCCGAGGTGACCACCATATCTGGTGGATCTACCACCCCGGCCGCCGCCACGGGCCGGGCGGCCGATAAGCCACAACAGCCCCTTTACGAACACGTGACCCGGGCCGTACTCTGTGGCCCCTCCCCGATCGACCAGAAGGAGCCAGGACGATGTCCATGGCAACCCCGCAGGGTACGAAGACGAATGCGACACGTGTCGGTGAGCCCGTTTCGATGTGTGGTGTGGGTGCCGTCACCGGCTATGGCTGGGGCCACAAGCTGCTCATCGAGGGCATGCTCTCGGGCGAGCCGGCGCTGCGCCCCACGCCCGGTTTCTCCCCCCATTTCGAACACGACATCGCCTGGGTGGCCCGGATCGCCGACGAGGGCGACCCCTCCGACGGGCCCACCCGCTACACCCGGGCCATCCGCCACGCCGCCCGCGAGGCGGTGCACGACGCCATGGACCGGGGCTGGCGCCCGGGCGGGGTGGTCGGCATCGTCCACGGCTACGTGCTCGGCGACGTCGATGCCTGGCGCGACTACCACCACCGCGGCGGGCTCGACGCCTCCAAGCGCGAGTGGGTGAGCCTGATGCCCTCGACGGTCCTGTCCGAGGTCGCCCAGGAATTCGACTTCCACGGCCCGACCATGGCCGTGACCGCCATGTGCGCCTCGGGCGTCGCCGGGCTGCTGACCGCCAAGATGTGGATCAACGCGGGCATGGCCGACGACGTCCTCGTGCTCATGGCGGACCTCTCGCTGACCCCGGAGAACTGCGCGGCGTTCAACAGGGTGGGCGTGCTGTTCGTCGACTCGCCGTCGCTCGACGCCTGCCGGCCGTTCCAGGAAGGCAGCCGCGGCTTCACAGGCGGCGAGGCGGCCGTGGGCTTCGTGGTGTCGGGGCGCCGCGGCGCCGCGTACGCCAACATCCTCGGCGGCGCCATGACCCACGACGGCCACCACGCCATCCACATCGCGCCCGACCACGCGCAGGTGTTCCGGGCCTTCGCAGGCGCCATCGACAACGCCGGCGTGCACC includes these proteins:
- a CDS encoding EAL domain-containing protein; this encodes MAEARLGPVRPAPPLARRGFLDEPPDSARHLSTVSDLTNVVVWELEVPGPGVVWHAPFARLLRGQPVGGVYRVPPGEDGRTVAADELGDAVLGPIVETVKAGITWENYELIQEFEAPDGGVHRLLVRAVSVPDEGMAHFLGIVADVTEPGDVPWVTADVGERLQLLVEHSPDGIIVHQDGLIVYTNPAAVRMVGLSSASDALGKPITSFISPDDLTATIARLAQLKEPGDVVKGFEATLLRPDGQLPVEIASARTSWNSKPAFQAIMRDVSERKLAEEAAAARAALERRYAAAVAALEEGVVVIDREGTVAAANDSATRILGDRLRNGRGDDIFTGGNPAQREDGTPFPPEALPLAASLARHAATTNVVIGVRDDEGNDQWLSVSSRPLGDGEGTDTAAVVCSVSDITDRKRLLDRLAWEARNDPLTGLANRSGFLTSVQSAIEESDPADMAGFVMFFFDLDRFKLVNDSLGHAVGDEVLLAVAERLRASMPDVISLSRLHGDEFAALERNVPDTDAALQRAEELRAILSRPVHLSTGRTLAVTPSIGLVRLADVGREASDVLQDADMAMLQAKTRGRGRVAIFDAGLRDEVGSRLELEHDLRVAVDNGELRLEYQPLASLSNGRVLGLEALVRWEHPRRGLLLPGRFVALAEESELIVALGQWVLEAGCAQMARWRTMYPEAQDSFLAVNVSPRQLDGQQLLPALRSALESSGLPAGALMLEITESGLVSDDGHLTGMLDELREVGVRLAIDDFGTGYSSLSHLKKLPVSHIKIDRSFVSGLGTETEDERIVAAINELGHGLGLRVVAEGVENRQQRHVARQLGCDLYQGYLLAEPRRPRDIPAFWRPRSSAAKAAS
- a CDS encoding beta-ketoacyl synthase N-terminal-like domain-containing protein; the protein is MGAVTGYGWGHKLLIEGMLSGEPALRPTPGFSPHFEHDIAWVARIADEGDPSDGPTRYTRAIRHAAREAVHDAMDRGWRPGGVVGIVHGYVLGDVDAWRDYHHRGGLDASKREWVSLMPSTVLSEVAQEFDFHGPTMAVTAMCASGVAGLLTAKMWINAGMADDVLVLMADLSLTPENCAAFNRVGVLFVDSPSLDACRPFQEGSRGFTGGEAAVGFVVSGRRGAAYANILGGAMTHDGHHAIHIAPDHAQVFRAFAGAIDNAGVHPLDITYLNAHGPGTRQCDTAEAAVLDAMFPAAEGIYSVKPLAGHCQGAAGAVELTAALYGLERGVIPAPPRVAKGHPRLLDGPTACVEGPVVKSSLGMGGHNAVMVLEAAPA